One region of Halomicrobium urmianum genomic DNA includes:
- a CDS encoding RPA12/RPB9/RPC11 RNA polymerase family protein, whose protein sequence is MQFCDECGSMMHTEGDTWVCRSCENEEPRDSQAEAAMTTQDGQRDDGAPPVADATQDSAETMQEPCPADDCDSDRAHYEMIPKPGGSYEVRLFTCVECGHKWRES, encoded by the coding sequence ATGCAATTCTGTGACGAGTGTGGTTCGATGATGCACACGGAGGGCGACACGTGGGTGTGTCGCTCCTGTGAGAACGAGGAGCCGCGGGACTCGCAAGCAGAAGCGGCGATGACGACCCAGGATGGACAGCGTGACGACGGGGCACCCCCGGTGGCCGACGCGACCCAGGACTCCGCCGAGACGATGCAGGAGCCCTGTCCGGCAGACGACTGCGACAGCGATCGGGCCCACTACGAGATGATACCGAAGCCGGGCGGCTCCTACGAGGTCCGGTTGTTCACCTGCGTCGAATGCGGCCACAAGTGGCGCGAATCCTGA
- a CDS encoding macro domain-containing protein, giving the protein MEFSVVLGDLAEQSADALIYDAKTDLEMERDIARTLSREAGEAIVEDVASEGPVELGQVVVTDAYELDADYVIHAAAIPSHGQGEPSTASIRAATKNALRRADTLDCDSCAMSVLGVDTATQDFRDGAQDICETIREYDPSRLERCDVVVSSESQYEYVARTSESIRSA; this is encoded by the coding sequence ATGGAGTTTTCTGTCGTTCTTGGAGACCTCGCTGAACAGTCTGCGGACGCCCTCATCTACGATGCCAAGACGGATCTCGAGATGGAGAGAGATATCGCCAGAACGCTCAGCCGCGAGGCCGGCGAGGCTATCGTTGAGGACGTGGCGTCGGAGGGACCAGTGGAACTCGGCCAAGTAGTCGTCACGGACGCCTACGAGCTCGACGCTGACTACGTGATTCACGCTGCCGCGATTCCGAGCCACGGGCAGGGGGAGCCCTCGACAGCGAGTATCCGGGCAGCAACCAAGAATGCGCTGCGACGTGCCGATACGCTCGACTGCGACTCCTGTGCGATGTCAGTTCTCGGGGTAGATACCGCTACACAGGACTTCAGGGATGGTGCCCAGGACATCTGTGAGACGATCCGCGAGTACGACCCATCACGACTCGAACGATGTGACGTGGTAGTCTCGAGTGAATCACAGTACGAATACGTAGCACGAACGTCAGAATCTATTCGGTCCGCTTGA
- the rocF gene encoding arginase, with translation MEADVRVIGVPMDLGADRRGVDMGPSAIRYAGIAEELEGLGVSCTDGGDVPVPRPEQRDESSGRDGPDAKYLPEIATVCERVAADVSDAVAAGDVPLVLGGDHSIAIGTVGGLSRSDSLGIVWFDAHGDFNTPATSPSGNVHGMPLAAILGQGEFADADWAEATNVSEENVAIVGLRSVDDAERAAIRQSDVTAYTMSDIDERGVTDVVSDAIDVATDGTDGVHVSLDLDWLDPTEAPGVGTPERGGVSYREAHASMELLNRKVTETGALSGLELVEVNPILDEHNETAELAVELAASALGKRIL, from the coding sequence ATGGAAGCCGACGTCCGAGTCATCGGAGTGCCGATGGACCTCGGAGCCGACCGACGTGGCGTCGACATGGGACCCTCGGCGATACGGTACGCCGGGATTGCTGAAGAACTGGAAGGACTCGGCGTCTCGTGTACTGACGGCGGGGACGTGCCAGTGCCACGTCCCGAGCAGCGAGACGAGAGCAGCGGCCGGGACGGCCCCGACGCGAAGTACCTGCCCGAAATCGCCACGGTGTGCGAACGAGTTGCGGCCGACGTCTCCGACGCCGTGGCGGCGGGTGATGTACCACTCGTGCTGGGCGGGGACCACTCGATCGCAATCGGGACCGTCGGCGGCCTTTCACGGTCGGACTCTCTCGGGATCGTCTGGTTCGACGCTCACGGCGATTTCAACACGCCAGCTACGTCGCCCAGTGGAAACGTGCACGGAATGCCGCTGGCTGCAATCCTCGGGCAGGGCGAGTTCGCCGACGCCGACTGGGCCGAGGCGACGAACGTCTCGGAAGAGAACGTCGCCATAGTGGGGCTCAGGAGCGTCGACGACGCGGAGCGTGCGGCCATCCGGCAGAGCGACGTGACGGCGTACACGATGTCCGACATCGACGAGCGTGGCGTCACTGATGTCGTGTCGGACGCCATCGACGTCGCTACTGACGGTACGGACGGCGTCCACGTGAGTCTCGATCTGGACTGGCTCGATCCGACTGAGGCGCCCGGCGTGGGAACGCCCGAACGGGGTGGCGTCTCCTACCGGGAAGCCCACGCCTCGATGGAACTGCTCAACAGGAAGGTTACGGAGACGGGCGCTCTCAGCGGGCTGGAACTCGTGGAGGTCAATCCGATCCTCGACGAACACAACGAGACGGCTGAACTCGCCGTCGAACTCGCGGCGAGTGCGCTGGGAAAGCGGATTCTGTGA